One window from the genome of Aricia agestis chromosome 22, ilAriAges1.1, whole genome shotgun sequence encodes:
- the LOC121737999 gene encoding ceramide phosphoethanolamine synthase, with the protein MMWPSSQASKILTCLLFVVFAYCICMDTFLYLRINNYALDAYIRENASESTTSKVPVNYEDVTWIPCSVNPLCHPTVKALMVDHINHYIYGPLCVVLDISLGISETMLIITPNMISFFHVGVAVFGAKLLTCQHLALRRVGIVLFQIRMFLDDLDGHVARERKHIKGERSLVGTMGYWVDGICDLLGVIAMMIGILIYLKNNPPRRGYKGTTVTTLPYHQLKEINANEDLEKEHTTDVGISYKTKVCFQRIVQVLGLFSGQMLLSSLAWNRYIDLYQELLENCPEYDIFRRETMFKSRTFFVASGLWRLVNPHSYLHLLSLAVFCDKTWGFLKAVHHSGYVLLVVVTGASEFLVDNIRSYVVG; encoded by the coding sequence ATGATGTGGCCGTCGTCCCAAGCTAGCAAAATACTCACGTGCCTCCTATTCGTCGTGTTCGCTTACTGCATTTGTATGGATACGTTTCTGTATTTACGTATAAACAATTATGCGTTGGATGCGTATATTCGCGAGAATGCCAGTGAATCGACGACTTCTAAAGTGCCAGTGAACTACGAAGATGTTACTTGGATCCCGTGCAGTGTTAATCCTCTGTGTCATCCGACTGTGAAGGCGTTAATGGTTGATCACATAAACCACTATATCTACGGACCTCTGTGTGTAGTGCTAGATATAAGCCTAGGTATATCTGAGACTATGTTGATAATAACACCGAATATGATTTCTTTCTTTCACGTTGGCGTCGCAGTTTTTGGCGCGAAGCTTTTGACATGTCAACATTTGGCGCTCCGTCGTGTTGGTATCGTGTTGTTCCAAATTCGAATGTTTTTGGACGACTTAGACGGTCATGTAGCGAGAGAGAGGAAGCATATTAAAGGAGAAAGGTCCCTAGTCGGTACTATGGGTTACTGGGTCGACGGAATCTGTGATTTACTAGGCGTGATCGCTATGATGATAGGAATACTGATATACTTAAAGAATAATCCTCCAAGACGCGGTTACAAGGGTACCACAGTGACAACATTACCATACCACCAACTTAAAGAAATTAACGCGAACGAAGATTTGGAAAAAGAACACACGACGGATGTTGGTATTTCGTACAAAACTAAAGTGTGCTTTCAGCGTATTGTCCAAGTTCTTGGCTTATTCTCTGGGCAGATGCTTCTCTCTTCTCTAGCGTGGAACAGATATATAGATTTGTATCAGGAACTGCTCGAAAATTGTCCAGAATACGATATATTTCGGCGGGAAACGATGTTCAAATCTAGAACGTTTTTCGTCGCTTCCGGTTTATGGAGATTGGTAAACCCTCATAGTTACCTACATCTACTATCTCTAGCCGTGTTTTGCGATAAGACTTGGGGTTTTCTAAAAGCTGTTCACCATAGTGGTTATGTTCTCCTGGTAGTCGTGACTGGAGCTTCAGAATTCCTTGTTGATAATATACGTTCTTATGTTGTTGGGTAA